A region of the Anolis sagrei isolate rAnoSag1 chromosome 4, rAnoSag1.mat, whole genome shotgun sequence genome:
AATGTATTTATTATCACATTGGCATTTTGAGGATATGAATCAAGATTGCCATCTAGTGTGTGCTACAAACACTTTATATGTGTCTCTTCTGGAAATGTCAAAGGCAGTAAAGtagtgattttcaacctgtgtgtcccaagttgttttggcctacaactctgtagtcaccatctgctcatccacagaaaaccatatctaataatctagagctgatgtggtctatccaaggggttgggcctggtcagcgacagggaaggagtagcaGGCGGCATAAAAAGAgcggaaatgaaataaaataaaacaaaacaaagaaggctcatggaccagatttccGTCCTCgcactggtggtccgtggcccacaggttaagaaccactgctctactgagTGGCTGCTGGAATGCATCAACTAGGTTGGATTCTGCACCATAACAGAAGGTACTTTTTTAAATCATCAGgtgcttgttgttgttgattcgttcagtcacttctgactcttcatgacctcctggaccagcccacaccagggctccctgtcagccatcatcacccccagctccttcaaggtcaagccagtcacttcaaggatcccatccatccatcttgcccctggtcggcccctcttcctttttcctgccattttccccagcatcattgttttctctaagctttcctatcttctcattatgtagccaaaatacttcatctttgccgctactacccttccctccaatgagcagtcaggctttatttcctgaagtatggactggttggatcttctcgcggcactctcagaactttcctccaacatcacagttcaaaagcatctatcttcctttgttcagctttccctaaggtccagctctcacatccgtaggtgactatgcgGAATACCATtcctttaactatgcagatctttgttgccagtgtgatgtctctactcttcactattttatcgagattggtcattgctctcctcccaagaagtaagcatcttctgatttcctggctgcagtttgcatctgcagtaatctttgcacctagaaatacaaaccctgtcactgtattcatgttttctccctctattggccagttatcaatcagtgtgGTTGacataatcttggcttttttatgtttaactgcaacccagctttgcactattttctttcaccttgattagaaggcttctcagctcctccttgctttcggccatcagtgtggtatcatctgcatatctggggttgttaatgtttcttccagcaatttttaccccagccttgcattcgtcaggccccgcacatcacatgatgtgttctgcatacaagttgaataggttggatgagagtacacaaccctgccgtacctggagaaccaaagtttgtccatgcctgatctgggCATTAAGGGCTGCCCGCTCAGACTGaatatgtttattatttgcagACTTTGATTTAAGGTTAGCCAATTCTATGAACGAGAGACTCCCAGGAGAGTCTTTTATTAATAGCTTTGCATAGGTTTTGTACTTTTCCAAGCTTTTTGTGTCTCCCTTGATCGAGGCAAACCACTGTAATGCTATCTTACAACTAATAACTTTCCTGAACATGATTAAAAACCCTACAATGAAACAATGCCCAGAACTAATAAAGAATTTTTCCAAGATTGAGTTTGATCTGGCATCCTGGGGATATTTCAGCCCAGATATAGTTTTACTTAAGTTTGAAACTACATATTGCTTGATAGAGAGATGAAGGATTCCTCTGCCTGCTGATTCTGGGCCATCCTTCACTTACTTCGCAGTTCTCAGTTTAAGTAAAAACGTTTGGTTTTGTCTGTATATAAGAAAATATAAATTTGCCAGGCTGAAAGGTTTTAGAAAACAGAACACGGGTGCCAAGCCTGTGCTTTTGTGCCTTGTGGGTTAAAATAATAAGCCAGGAATGTGTGGGGAAAGGTCCCAGGCAGTCTTCCCCGCCTGCCACGTCAACAGAGGAAAGACAGAGCAAAACAGAATCCGACTTGCAAACTTTTGtgtctttaaaaatattattcgCCAAAACGTGCAGCCCCTCCAGGAGAGatggtgcccctcccccccccccccccccccccatgcttcaTGCAGGCATGCCAAGAGGAGGGAGTCCTTGCTGGTGAGTTGAGAGGCAGGCggcatctctctttctttctcatgcaAACTTACCGCGCCTCTATATTTCTCCAGGGAGACCAGCTTGCCCCTGATGTTGACCACCTTAAAGGCGTAAAAATTGTCCTCTTTGGGCTGGGAGGCGGAAAAGGCCAGGAACAGCAAGGCGCCCACGGCCAGCAGCATGGCGAAGGGGACCAGGGCAGCTTTGGAGAAGGGCGGAGGGGGGCTCTCCGGCTCCGAGCTGCCTTCGGGGTCTGACATGCTGGGCGGGAGGGGCGGTGTGAGCCCATTTCCCAGCCGCGCCGCCTCTTTGCAGCCTCGCCTGGCGCTTTTGCGCCCTTGCTGAAAAGTGGGACCACAACGCCCCTCCCGTCCCGGATGACACAGGGTCCCTttactaaacacacacacacaccagaaacCCTCAACAACGCCCGCGAAGAGTTCATGCCACTCACATCTTGCGGTGCAGACacagtttggcaccgctttaatTTCCATGACtcaatcctgtggaatcctgccAGTGAATGCTGGTCCCGCACTAAACAACCGTACTATAAAACCATTCccatactataaatcccagttttcTTCGTTTTCAACatacttcacaacttctgaggatgcctgccatcaggcccgtagccaggatttcgtttcggggggggggggggggggctaaaaaaaatttcagggggggtttcgggggggggggctgagtttcggggggggctgaatctgagtgaaagagggtctaccctagcaaaccttttgtatcattaccccaatacccccatgcatatgggatatattgagtatggtgatcagatcatgatatgaataaacataacactttaaataatgcatcagtaaggccttttcgcgaaccaccatgaaaatttcggggggaggctgaagccccccgagcccccccccctggctacatgcctgcctgccatagatgcaggcgaaacgtcaggagagaatgcttctggaacatggccagacagcccggaaaactcacagcaacccagagattccggcctcttttttttgtcgtgtcaggagcaacttgagaaactgcaagttgcttctggtgtgagagaattggccgtctgcaaggacgttgtccagggaacGACCGgatgtttttggtgtttttaccatgcttgtgggaggcttctctcatgtctccatatggagctggagctgacagagggagctcatccgtgctctccctggattcgaatctgcaacctgtcggtcttcaggatCATGTTTAATTTATGATCAACTATAATCCCAAGGATCTTTGTGCATGTAGTATTCCCCATCATATACATGTGCTCTTGGTTTTGTTGGCCTACATGTGGAAATTTTAATTGTCCTCTGTTGAATTTAGCTTATTAATTTGAACCCAGTTTATCAAGGCTCTTTTGCCTTAATGTGTTAGCTACCCCTACCAGTCTTGTATCACTTGCAAATTCAATAAGAATTCCCTCTATCCCATCATCAAAATCATTGATCAAAATATTGGAGTTGCGCCTTTGCCCTGCCTGGCAACTCAACTTGTAAGCAAATGTCCTTGAGACAGAAAAACTACCTAGAGCTTAGTTTAGAATttgcaacagaaataaataatataaccaATAGAACCAGTAGCAATTGTTTTCCAGGTATATTTTCCCTATTGTATTGAacaatttttcttatttttttgttATATCAGTTTAATTATTGTGCAAGTAAAACTGCATAACTAATTGAGACATTTCCTGATGGCCTTCAAAAAGATGCTGTCACTGCAAAACATTTGACCacaaaatatatctatatatctatatctatatctaattaATCATTAGGTCATTGAGATAAAATCCATTTAAGTGTAGAAAGGGCAAGAATACAAATACAATTAATGCATAGGAATAATTAACATTTCTTAGTTATTTATAGTTTGCCtggacaaatcaggagagaggaggcggtACGGCCGTGaacaagggaggggggaaatgatgggattaggagTTGTCAGCAAGCCTTTGCCTCAGGCCAGCAAGGTGTGATCTTTGTAAACAAAAGTCTTCCTGTTGAAAATGGCTTTGGGGGGGAAAGACAATATTGAGTCAGACAGCGGACCTCAAAGGGGATCAACGCTGTCTTTTGTGAATTTAATCAATCTTTTTCTCCAGGTTTCTGTTGACTTCCTCTTCCCACTAGGCAGGCTCAAAAGGCGGGATGAGGGAATCAACAGTTATTGTTTCATGCAATGAGTCAATCAGGGAATAGCTTCGGGGGAAGCAGAGAGTTTCCCCCCTGAACATCACAACAACTTCAGGTCATACTTTGTGGGGCAAAGGTCAATAGGAAAGGCAGGGGAACATACTACATTTCATACAACATATTTCTCTACATAGTTCATAAGGGAaaaccccatcccaccccatcaAGTTTATTTCAATATTCGATCTTTATCATAACCCAAACTGGAAATCCCAAGCTCTTAGGAAGGACGTGCGGAAACGGAGGTTGCTAGCAGTTCAAATCAAGCATTGATAGAAAGTTCATGGCCAGGGTTGTGGCAAACAGTCCAGTCCACGCAGCAGAGAGTCATGGTTTCAGGCAGAAGccagcagatgggcgctgagttgatcaataacagaatccatcgctcagcccttggggaactacaactctcacaaaagggcagaagtcccaagatccagccatttcccaaaaagcctcgtggggtccttgttgttgtcagggccttggcaatgtggccaagacttaacccttgttgtgtagtctggtgcccttgccctttgcagaactataagtccttATCCCTTAATTTtgagggggggtggggggtggtgccTGACATCATAAGGTGCTATACAACAGCACTAACAATTTACCGGTAGTTCTGGCCCTTTGAGCCAAAATATTTGTGAGACACTGAAAGCATGAAGAGAATGTTTAATTCTTTTGTGCGATCATTGCTGAAGGGTCAGTAGCAACAttaatttatatttgttattttatactATTACACCATAACGCTTTCACAATGCCAGGACTCAGTCCGGTTTCCATCATCTCCTCCCATTTTCTCCTTCGTCCTCAAACTGCAAATGGCATTCAAAGGGCAAACATAGTTTGCACTCAGTGAAattaagagaggagagagagtgcATCATGAGTAAGAATCAGGCCCTTCCCAGAAGCTCTGGCAAAGAAAAGGGTTTAAGTTTCTCCTGTGCAATGTGTTCTTCTTTATTAGTTTTGCTACCTGCTGAACGTAATCCCCTCCCACACTGCCACCCACTCTGCCTTTGTGTCTTTTCTAATTAGATTCCAACCCTGAAGGCAGGGAACTGTTTGCTGTTCCTTTACTTGTGAAGTGCCATGTACAGTGATGGTGATATACAAATAAAGGATCATAATAATATTGAGGGATCCAGCATGgaatagtggtttgaatgctggattaTGACTCtaaaccagggcttcttaaacctttccaccTTTTTAGCCTGATAAGTTTTATGTGAtcctgggtatataggtatataagacAGGCATAAAatgaacatttactgataacaaatcagcattttcaaAGTTTGCTACACAGACTGAATTTCCTTTTTGTAGAGTTTAtacctgaagcattttctgcagagtccaccacaaatactgcacaacagattattgtaaatgtctaaaacagtttACTTGGTctaattcagaaaccttttactgttgccaaattatTCAGGACCCCAACACTGAGGTAAAGGGACCCcacttggggttgggacccacggTTTTGAAGCAATAATCTGGGTTTGAATCCCAGCccagccatggaaagccactgggtgaccttggcagAGTCACAGAGGCTCTTAGCCTCAGAAACCCCTGCGACAAATTCAGCTTgaagacacaaaataataatCTTGACTACAATTTGACATTGGTTGGCACTTccattttcacctgtgaaatatcGCACAATATGCTTCACATTTTCTGGGGTACATTTCAGGGTATTTGAGCTTGGCCACTACCAACTGTATATGATTTCTGACTATTTTAGGACTGGTGGAGAAGCAGTGAGTATTGGAATATGATTCTGAAAAGCAGAGTTCAAATCGCCGTCAGACCATGAAAATCTccagggtgaccttgggcaagttacactctctcagcctcaaagggaagcaaaggcaaccccctcTGAAACAAATCCTGTAAATTGGAGATTATTTGAAAGCATACAATAATGAGGCCAACACAATATTTGCTGAGCTACTGCATTGAAAGAGAGTCAGAATAGGTTACCATCATCCCCACAAGAGTGTAGAGAGCCAGCTTGGTATAGTGCTTTCAGCACTGgacaatgggtgcatctacaccaggcatgggcaaacttgggccctccaggtgttttggacttcaactccccttACGTGGCTGagaggcaaaaggaaggggcttgaggctgttaggaattgtgggagttgaagtccaaaacagctagagggtcaaagtttgcccatgcctgataaagATGCACCAGCCGACTCTGGAGCTCAGGGTTCAAACCATGGAAACCCAaggccttttcacacagccatataacccagaatatcaaggcagataatccacatgctttgaatgtgattttcctgcttcttggcagggggttggactggatggcccatgaggtctcttccaactctaggattcaatgattctagatacagggaagtcatgctactcctctactCTGCCTGggtcagaacacacctggaatactgtgtccagttctgggcaccacaatttaagggacatgtggacaagcaggaatgtgtccagaggaagatgacaaaaatgatcaagggcctggagaacaagccctatgaggagtggcttaaagagctgggcatgtttagcttgcagaagagaaggctgagaggagacatgatgaccatgtataaatatgtgaggggaagtcatagggaggaaaaagcaagcttgttttctgctgctctagagactaggatgtggagcattggcttcaaactaggagattccacttgaacattaggaagaacttcctaactgtgagagctgttcagcagtggaactctctgccccagagtgtggtggaggctccttctttggaggttttaaagcagatgcttgatggccacctgtcagggtgcttcgaaggcgattttcctgcttcttcagggggttggactgggtagcccacgaagttgtcagaaatattaaatattaactaggtattttttattacaaaagtgtgaatcaAACACTGAAAtagcaggccgaagcctgttagagttagtgggccaaagctagtgtcgctctgaggagagtgagtaggtcgaAGTCTGTTAGTGTTAGTTTGCTTCAGTGAGGGAACTCCCCAGTCTGTGTGAGGCTTGTCTGTGAGGTAAACCTGTGTATGAGAAGCCTCATGTGAAGGAGCTCCAGTGTATAAGGCTACTGTGTatataaagctactatgtatttgtttattcttattgtggaaaccttgttattgtaaattgtgcaactatattattttactacaaagaaaagcctcctatggaagatataacattggtctgtgtgtttgtgttttttttaacctttttggGCTATGGGTGTTGGATCACTCTGCTGCTGTTAATGAGTTGCCCTGCTGTACATTAATGGGAAGGGACTTttattaataagcccactcacccaacagaggtcttttccaactctaggattctatgaaatgggtTATCCaaaggcacttccagacaggccttataccccaggatctgatccctggctttctgctttaaactggattatatgagtccgcactgccagataatctgggataaacagaaaacctgggatcacatcttgggatatagggactgCTTGGAAGGGCCAATTgcccacactgccctataacacAGTTCAGtgcaactgaaacattcacacctccctccaacagacaagagttttttctcccatacTGGACATTCCAGTCAAGAAACTTTCCCATCTTCACACCCATAAATGAAGCTAGTGTACTTCAAAGGGCAACTTAACTTCTAAAATTGGAAGTATCGCCTCTTGGGTAAGCAGTTAAAAAATCAGAGGGCTCTttaacctcattttcctagttttcaaaagacctcacaacctctgaggatgcctgccatagatgcaggcgaaacgtcaggagagaatgcttctggaacatgggcgtacagcccggaaaactcacagcaacccagagattccggccatttttttttgttgtgtcaggagcgacttgagaaactgcaagtcgcttctggtgtgagagaattggcaaggacgttgcccagggaacgcccagatgtttttaccatccttgtgggaggcttctctcatgaggagctggagctgaaagagggagctcatccatgctctccctgaattcgaacctgcgacctgtcggtcttcagattTGCTGACACAGATTTGCACCACCAAGCCATGAAAGActtggtaatagtatgatagctgggtatggaagcgaaacgtcaggagagaatgcttctggaacacgggcgtacagcccggaaaacttaaagcaacctagtgattccggccatgaaagccttcgacagcacaaGCGTCAGTCCTTTCTTGGGACAGTTCCCCTTCCTTCTCCGGAATCGAAACTTAAAGGGATTCCGTGGAAACTGGGGAAGAGCGGGCCAGGAGGAAGCGGGGGAGGCCGGGCAGTCCTGGAGTGACTCTTGCGGGAGTGGAAAGGGGAAGCGgagcctctccctctctctccccctccccccccccgcccgtgTCTCCCTCTCCCCCACAATGCACTGCGCTCGGCGGCGGACATGGCGGCGGGCCCAGTCTGAGGCGCTCGCTGGCTCGCACCGCCGGGGCCTGCCTAGCGCCTCCTCCGAGCGGCGGAGCGGGACATGGAGCGGGGCGCGGCGAGGTCCGCCCTCGGGTGACGGGCAGGTAGGCCTCGGGCGAGCGGGGCGGGCCGAGGGTTGCCCTTGCGCCTCGCCCCAGGCGCCTCCCTTCCTCGGGACTGCCTCCCTCTCGCTCCCCGGCCTGTTTGCGCTCTGGGAGGCCTTTCAGCCCTTGGCGAGGGAGGAGAGTTGAGGGAGAGaggccttcctttccctcctccgcctcctctcctcacAGGACTACGGAGCGGGGAGGGGCTGCTTGTCGGCTGACAACTTGAGAGAGCGaagaattgttttgttttgtttccgaTCTGTTCACAACTTGAGGCAAGATTCCCCCGAGTCTTTCCCCCACTTTGGCGGAGTGCACCAGGCCGAGTTGGGACAGGATCTCTCCGTGCCCTTTCGACAGACTTTGGTGGGCCGTTTCTCGGCTCGGAGCGGTCCAGATTTCATTTCCTCAGCCCAGCGTTGAGCCTCCGAGCGAAGCCGAGCGTGAGGTCATCCTTGTAGGCCGGGTTTGTTGCGCAGCCCCATTATTATTAAGCACGATCAAAGAGATCCATAGTTTTCTTTGGTGTTTAAAAAGGGAGGGTATGCCTTTAAGGAACTGAGCGTACTTTTAGGACAggcctgggcaagcttgggccctccttccaggtgttttggacttcaactcccacaattcctaacagcctcaggctccctccctttccccctcagccacttaagctgaacTGAGTTATATAGTTAGTGGAGAACAGCTATAGGTAAACTTGGgcctctctccagatgttttggacttcaactcccacaattcctaacagcctcaggccccttccctttccccctcagctgaactgcattatatagtcgttgtagaacaggcatgggcaaagttgggcttccctccaggtgttttggacttccaactcccacaattcctaagagcctcagctcccttccttttctccctcagctgcttaagctgaactgcattataaagtCAGTGGAGAACAGGCataagcaaacttgggccctccctccaggtgttttggacttcaactcccaccattcctaacagcctcagaccccatctccccccccccccagccgcttaagct
Encoded here:
- the GPX7 gene encoding glutathione peroxidase 7, whose translation is MEIKAVPNCVCTARCEWHELFAGVVEGFWCVCVFSKGTLCHPGREGRCGPTFQQGRKSARRGCKEAARLGNGLTPPLPPSMSDPEGSSEPESPPPPFSKAALVPFAMLLAVGALLFLAFSASQPKEDNFYAFKVVNIRGKLVSLEKYRGAVSLVVNVASECGYTDSHYKDLQKLQRELGPYHFNVLAFPCNQFGQQEPNSNTEIESFARKTYGVSFPMFSKIAVTGTGANPAFRYLVESTKEEPTWNFWKYLVDPNGKAIKAWDSTVTIAEIKPHVTELVRNIILKKRDEL